Proteins encoded by one window of Candidatus Hydrogenedentota bacterium:
- a CDS encoding histidine triad nucleotide-binding protein: protein MAEKSLFSRIIDGEIPSEKVYEDEAYYAFRDIHPAAPEHVLIVPKKVLPSITDAREEDRELLGGLLLTANKVAKELGIDETGFRCVINCGRHAGQEVPHLHLHVLGGRLLDWPPG, encoded by the coding sequence ATGGCTGAGAAAAGCTTATTTTCACGAATTATAGACGGTGAAATCCCCTCTGAAAAAGTCTACGAAGATGAAGCCTATTATGCCTTTCGCGATATCCATCCTGCCGCTCCCGAACATGTGTTAATTGTCCCCAAAAAGGTACTGCCGTCAATTACTGATGCCCGAGAAGAGGATCGGGAACTTCTCGGTGGACTCTTGCTGACCGCCAATAAAGTAGCGAAGGAATTGGGTATCGATGAGACCGGTTTTCGCTGTGTAATAAATTGCGGGCGTCATGCAGGGCAGGAAGTGCCTCACCTGCATTTGCACGTGTTGGGCGGCCGATTATTGGACTGGCCTCCGGGATGA